The following is a genomic window from Bacteroidia bacterium.
TTGTGTCGAAAAGTTACAGGGATGCCGGAATCGGAACAGGGGAAAAATTCGGCGCAGTGAGTGAACACACGGTTTGGCCCGGCAGAGCCTCCCGCGCCGCGATCGCTTCATCCTGGCGGGCATACAATCCGAATACGGACGACCCGCTTCCGCTCATGGCCGCCGCAAGCGCTCCCGTGGTCTCCATGCTGTACAGCAGCTCGTGGATGGCCGGGTATGCCGTGGTGACGATATGCTGGAAATCGTTATGCAAAACGTCCCTGAGCAACGCCTGATCCGAACCCGCGCGGAGCAGCGCGTCCGCTGCGTGCACTGCGCTATGTCTGTGCTGCACGCCGAGCGAGGCATAGGCCCAGGAGGTAGATACATGGACGTCCGGTGTGGCTGTGAGTATCCACCACGGATTACGAAATGGCAGCGGTGTGAGTACTTCTCCGCGCCCACGCCCTTCGGCGCAACCATCCATCAGAAAGAATGGGACATCCGATCCCAACTCCAGCGCCATGTGCCGCAGCTCTTCTTCGGGGATGTGCACTCCGAGCAACGCAGGGAGGAAACGGAGCACGGCACCGGCGTTGGAACTCCCGCCGCCCAGACCCGCACCCATCGGAATGTTTTTCTCCAGCGTCATATACACACCACCGGATCGCGCATGACGGAGGACGGCGTTCGCTGCCCGAATACAGAGATTGCTCTCGTCGCAGGGCACATCCGGGTGATTGCATTCCATCGCGGCGCCACTGTTCGCGTGGTGGAACGTCAATACATCGTACAGGTCAATATGGTGAAACACCGTCACCAGATTGCGGTAGCCATCTGCCCGTCTGTCCAGTATTTGCAGGCCGAGGTTGATCTTTGCGTAGGCGCGGACTTCCACGGATCGCTATTCTCCCAGAAATAATCCGAAGGTGAGACTAGCGCGAATGAACATTCCGCTCATTTCGAAGGCCGGCATATTCAGCATCGTAAAATTGTCGTCGAGCTTCCACTCGTCACCCGCGGTGCCGAAATATCCGGCTGTCACCCCCGCGACAATGAAGGGATGCAACTCGTACTCCACGGTCAACGTGGGCTGAAAGGCAAAGAAGCTGTTGACAAGCTCATGCCGGCTGTCCGCCGCCGAAGTCGGCGAGGAGGGGAAGAGGGAGCCCCAGGTCTTCGAAACATTGTCGCTTTCGGTAAGCGTCAAGGTATAGGATCCGCCGCCGAGGAGGCCGCCGACGGCAAAGTGCAGCCGGCCGAAAGCCAGCACGTACTCCAGTGTCACGCCGCCGGTACTGACATCGAGCCGGGAACTCTGATACCGTCCGTCAAGATCGCGCCGTGTTTCCAGCGACCCACCGTATCCCATCCCTCCGATGCGGAGATTCGGGATGAATACGACGTACGCATAGCCGTGACCGCCGAACATGAACATGCCGTCCTCGTTGAGTTGCGGCAGTCCTTTTTCCTGTAGCGCTCCGTTCAGCTTCGTCATATTCAGAAAATTCCATGTGGGTGCTATGCCGCCACCGCCGCCGATGATACCGCCGCGTCTGTCGCGTTTGCTCGGACGGTAGTCGTCGTCGTCATACTCCTCTTGTGCGGTGAGCGAGGACGTCAATAGAAGCGAGAACAGCAGCAGCGAGAGTCCGTATTTCATGTATGCACCCTTGATGATTTCAACCTGTGGGAAAAAATGGCGAGGAAATCCGCGTGAAGCAAACAACAATGTCACAGGAAGAGAAGCAGGAGCTGTGTGGCGATATTCGCGTATATGCCGGCGATCACGTCGTCGAGCATGATACCCGCTCCGCCGCGCATGCGGTCGAGCTGACGCGCCGGCGCTGGTTTGATAATGTCGAAAAGGCGGAAGAAGAGGAATGCCGCGAGGAGCGCCACCCAGGTCTTCGGCAGGAAGACGAGTGCCAGCCACATGCCGGCCACCTCGTCAATCACGACGAGGGAGGGATCGTCGCCATGATGCTTTTCCAGCAGCGTGGCTGCCGGGACGCCTGTGAGCAATACCGCGCAGGCGAGAAGAAAAAGTATGACGCCATTGCCGCTGAACGGCAGGAACCAGTACACCAGCGCTGCCGCAAGAGAACCGACAGTACCGGAAGCGACGGGTGCGTACCCCGTAAAAAAGAAGCTCCCCCACACGCGCGCTGCCCAGAGCAGAGCGCCGCGGGTTTCGGGGAGTGCGGCTGCCGCATTGCTTTGCTTCATACCACCTGCCTCGCACCACTCAGCAGACGAGCGATAAAGCGTCGGTTGTCGACAAGATACTGTACGCCTGTATAGAGAGTGAGCAGTGTCACCGCCAGCATCATCATATAGACGACGCCCGTATCGAGGAGGGAGGGGATGAGGGCGCCAAGTACGTCCCGAACCCAACCGACGTCCCGTCCCACAATGAGCAGCAACAGGTAGTACAGGACGGCCATCTGAATAAAGGTTTTCCACTGTGCTGTTTTGCTCGTGACGATATGCTCGTTGCGGATTTCCGCCAGTGAGCGCAGTACGGTGACGAGTATGTCGCGCACAATGATCACCACCACCATCCACCAGTGGACGTAACCCAGCACCGCGAAACCGGCGAAGGCCGCGGAGGTGAGGAACTTGTCCGCAAGCGGATCGAGGAATTTGCCGAGATTGGTAACCGAGCCATAGCGGCGGGCGATTTCACCGTCATACCAGTCCGTCAGCGCGGCCACCATGAACACGAGGATGGAAACTTGCTTTTGTACCGGATCATTCGCGATGATCAGAAGAAAGAACACCGGCGAGAGCAGCAGGCGGGCGAATGTCAGAGTATTTGGAAGCGTCGAGGGCATGAAAGCAGTGAAGGGTGATAATGTCGCCGCAAGGAAAAAGTGGATACCGTACGTCGGAAAATGCCATATTTACGGCGAAAAAAAAACCTCTCCCGATGAGGAGAGGCACATAATTCGCGACGGAGTCAGGACGCATCCTCCGGGGCATGCCTGCGGACGACGACTGCCTGCATACCTTTAGGACCTTCCTGGGCCTCATAATCCACAAGC
Proteins encoded in this region:
- the ispE gene encoding 4-(cytidine 5'-diphospho)-2-C-methyl-D-erythritol kinase translates to MEVRAYAKINLGLQILDRRADGYRNLVTVFHHIDLYDVLTFHHANSGAAMECNHPDVPCDESNLCIRAANAVLRHARSGGVYMTLEKNIPMGAGLGGGSSNAGAVLRFLPALLGVHIPEEELRHMALELGSDVPFFLMDGCAEGRGRGEVLTPLPFRNPWWILTATPDVHVSTSWAYASLGVQHRHSAVHAADALLRAGSDQALLRDVLHNDFQHIVTTAYPAIHELLYSMETTGALAAAMSGSGSSVFGLYARQDEAIAAREALPGQTVCSLTAPNFSPVPIPASL
- a CDS encoding phosphatidylglycerophosphatase A; amino-acid sequence: MKQSNAAAALPETRGALLWAARVWGSFFFTGYAPVASGTVGSLAAALVYWFLPFSGNGVILFLLACAVLLTGVPAATLLEKHHGDDPSLVVIDEVAGMWLALVFLPKTWVALLAAFLFFRLFDIIKPAPARQLDRMRGGAGIMLDDVIAGIYANIATQLLLLFL
- the pgsA gene encoding CDP-diacylglycerol--glycerol-3-phosphate 3-phosphatidyltransferase codes for the protein MPSTLPNTLTFARLLLSPVFFLLIIANDPVQKQVSILVFMVAALTDWYDGEIARRYGSVTNLGKFLDPLADKFLTSAAFAGFAVLGYVHWWMVVVIIVRDILVTVLRSLAEIRNEHIVTSKTAQWKTFIQMAVLYYLLLLIVGRDVGWVRDVLGALIPSLLDTGVVYMMMLAVTLLTLYTGVQYLVDNRRFIARLLSGARQVV